From the genome of Leptolyngbya sp. FACHB-261, one region includes:
- a CDS encoding 16S rRNA (uracil(1498)-N(3))-methyltransferase: MAPLTLQRLVIAPEQIQGNCIRLTAPQQHYLGNVLRLATGAQFIAMDGQGHWWRAQLEANAAMAQLLEALAQQAELPVKVSVAVALPKGSGFDEVVRQLTELGASQIWPLRSERTLMQPGSGRLERWRRIAQEAAEQAERTVVPELAEPLSFSELLQATQPLEQKYICVTRSQPPSLWSQLQWGETLLLTGPEGGWTESEQQQALAAGFQPVSLGSRILRAVTAPVVALGLVAAFLEEGSLTS; this comes from the coding sequence GTGGCTCCTCTGACGCTGCAACGCCTGGTAATTGCGCCAGAGCAAATCCAGGGCAATTGCATTCGGCTCACCGCGCCCCAACAGCACTATTTGGGCAATGTGCTGCGCTTGGCAACCGGGGCTCAATTCATTGCTATGGATGGCCAGGGGCATTGGTGGCGGGCTCAGCTAGAGGCCAACGCCGCAATGGCTCAGTTGCTCGAAGCTCTGGCACAGCAGGCCGAGTTACCCGTGAAGGTCAGCGTCGCAGTTGCCTTGCCCAAGGGCAGTGGCTTCGATGAAGTCGTGCGGCAACTCACCGAGTTGGGTGCCAGCCAAATCTGGCCGCTGCGCTCAGAACGCACCTTGATGCAACCCGGCAGTGGACGTTTGGAGCGGTGGCGGCGCATTGCCCAGGAAGCCGCAGAGCAGGCCGAGCGCACCGTTGTCCCGGAGCTAGCGGAGCCGCTGTCGTTCTCAGAACTGCTCCAAGCCACCCAGCCCCTGGAGCAAAAATACATCTGCGTCACTCGCAGCCAGCCCCCGAGCCTCTGGAGCCAGCTCCAGTGGGGTGAAACTCTGCTGCTGACCGGCCCTGAAGGCGGCTGGACCGAATCCGAGCAGCAACAGGCTCTAGCCGCTGGTTTTCAACCCGTTTCGCTGGGTTCCCGCATTTTGCGAGCAGTGACGGCTCCCGTGGTGGCTCTGGGCCTGGTGGCTGCTTTCTTAGAGGAAGGCAGTCTTACAAGTTAA
- a CDS encoding YdcF family protein: MFLNFLLFILLWILLLWLAYRFLSGIISPFFLTVLGALLLVAAAATGLSLFFVETPAARAIWEILAFPFTPIGLIFLLLLSSLRQGKLGSLLPIALVLLYLFSNPILAERMAGSLEQEAARQLLQEPTSPLNGGAAADAIVVVGNPTRPPLPPRPMRIPEVTESGDLLIYASQLYQGGQVRGDGAVVVSSGPRVGLQGRLGCPPGCAQITGQVAPGVDPEATDMATFLSTFGVPADRIVQDAESSTLRRTAERIRGLLTDRGLGSRILLVTTALQMPRAAGTFRNVGFQVYPAPVDFFVSQPNTTEVQRRFSPRDFLPDADALALSTRAWNEYLLQLLSFLLGWLSPPCPNGCVPGPAPTAVLPTFTGLATLPPKLISDPISS, from the coding sequence ATGTTCTTAAATTTCCTGCTGTTTATCTTGTTATGGATTCTGCTGCTGTGGCTAGCCTATCGATTCTTATCGGGGATTATCTCGCCCTTCTTTCTAACGGTTTTGGGGGCGCTCTTACTGGTTGCAGCAGCAGCGACCGGTTTGAGTCTCTTCTTTGTGGAGACGCCAGCAGCACGAGCCATTTGGGAAATTCTGGCCTTTCCCTTTACGCCCATTGGTCTGATTTTTCTGTTGCTGCTCTCGTCACTGCGTCAGGGCAAGTTAGGCTCACTGCTGCCAATTGCTCTGGTGCTGTTGTACCTATTTAGTAATCCGATTCTGGCGGAGCGGATGGCGGGCAGCTTGGAGCAGGAAGCTGCGCGGCAACTATTGCAAGAACCCACCAGTCCTCTCAACGGTGGAGCGGCAGCCGATGCCATTGTGGTGGTTGGCAACCCGACCCGACCACCCTTGCCGCCTCGTCCCATGCGCATTCCTGAGGTTACAGAGTCGGGCGACCTGCTCATTTACGCTAGTCAGCTCTACCAGGGTGGGCAAGTTCGAGGCGATGGTGCCGTAGTGGTTAGCAGTGGCCCCCGCGTTGGCTTGCAAGGGCGCTTGGGCTGCCCACCAGGCTGTGCTCAGATTACGGGACAGGTGGCACCGGGCGTTGACCCCGAGGCGACAGATATGGCCACCTTTTTGAGCACCTTCGGCGTTCCGGCTGACCGCATTGTCCAGGATGCCGAAAGCTCAACCCTGCGGCGCACGGCTGAGCGCATTCGAGGTTTATTGACGGACCGAGGCTTAGGCAGTCGCATTCTGCTGGTAACGACGGCCCTGCAAATGCCCCGAGCGGCGGGGACTTTCCGCAATGTGGGCTTCCAGGTCTATCCTGCTCCGGTTGATTTCTTTGTCAGCCAGCCCAACACAACTGAGGTCCAGCGTCGCTTTAGTCCTAGAGACTTTTTGCCAGATGCTGATGCGCTAGCGCTCTCAACCCGAGCCTGGAACGAATATCTGCTGCAATTGCTCTCGTTCTTGCTGGGTTGGCTGTCGCCGCCCTGCCCCAATGGCTGTGTTCCTGGGCCTGCGCCGACCGCTGTTCTGCCTACTTTTACGGGACTAGCTACTCTGCCGCCCAAGCTGATTTCTGACCCAATTTCCTCTTAA
- a CDS encoding GNAT family N-acetyltransferase, with translation MISSSVRSSLQVRPCTAADAVAATQLLFAAGPELFTYTFASSAEKTLEILTKAFAKPDHAFSYSHAQVAEVEGEVVGLLVSYSGALKTEAENRVHQVMPGIVPVWKVPGMLLNLTDLNRVKQPVPVQDYYVLCVAVKPELQGQGIGTCLLSQAETMAALEGCGAVALDLTLNNQQALRFCQGLGYRVVQSSTTPRFERQTGAGGLQRLVKPLVV, from the coding sequence ATGATTTCCTCATCCGTCCGTTCCAGTCTTCAGGTTCGTCCCTGTACGGCTGCGGATGCTGTCGCAGCAACGCAACTTTTATTTGCAGCGGGACCTGAGTTATTTACCTACACCTTCGCTTCGTCTGCAGAAAAAACTCTGGAGATTTTGACCAAAGCTTTTGCGAAGCCCGATCATGCCTTTAGTTACAGCCATGCTCAAGTTGCAGAGGTTGAGGGTGAGGTAGTGGGCTTGCTGGTGAGCTACAGCGGCGCACTCAAAACCGAAGCAGAGAACCGGGTCCATCAGGTGATGCCTGGTATTGTGCCGGTCTGGAAGGTGCCAGGTATGCTGCTCAATCTCACCGACCTCAACCGGGTGAAGCAGCCAGTGCCAGTCCAGGATTACTATGTTCTGTGCGTAGCAGTGAAACCAGAGCTGCAGGGGCAGGGGATTGGCACTTGCCTGTTAAGCCAAGCAGAAACTATGGCCGCACTAGAGGGTTGTGGTGCTGTGGCCCTAGATCTCACTTTGAACAATCAACAGGCCTTGCGCTTTTGCCAAGGGCTAGGCTATCGCGTAGTGCAAAGCAGCACGACGCCTCGCTTTGAGCGGCAAACTGGGGCAGGTGGATTACAGCGCTTGGTCAAGCCTTTGGTTGTCTAG
- a CDS encoding carotenoid oxygenase family protein, with product MQTQTRSRNQPLWSKALAQPAIEFGPTQLAPLAGQIPPGLRGSLYRNGPGRLERGGQRVAHWFDGDGGILAVHFGDTAATGLYRYVQTQGYREEDQAGHYLYGGYGQLASGPLWNRWLRPLKNAANTSVLALPDRLLALWEGGNPHRLDLEDLSTKGLDDLEASLEGNQAYSAHPKRDPQTGEFWNFGVAYQGATSTLNLYHSDATGRVIHKGKVSIEGAPLIHDFALCGRFLVFCVPPVMMQWAGLPLLLGLQSYSQTLQWQADQPTRILIIDRDTLQLVAQAESEPWYQWHFSNGYEAENGTLVVDLLRYPDFKTNEHLREVAEGETHTEATAQLWRLHLDLQTGKVLDRYALLDRPCEFAVVPPAQVGQQAEYTYLNLHPAGANPAQELFGAVGRVDLKTGDLQTAVCGAGLYPMEPIYAPDALNPNQGWIITVVFDGNQSQSEVWIYAADALAQGPACRLALPQIIPLGFHGTWRPR from the coding sequence TTGCAAACTCAAACCCGTTCCCGCAACCAACCTCTTTGGTCTAAAGCGCTCGCTCAGCCAGCCATTGAGTTTGGTCCTACACAGTTAGCGCCACTAGCAGGTCAGATTCCGCCTGGCTTGCGGGGCAGCCTCTACCGTAATGGACCTGGTCGCTTAGAGCGGGGCGGTCAACGCGTGGCTCATTGGTTTGATGGCGACGGTGGTATTCTTGCGGTTCACTTTGGCGATACAGCAGCCACTGGTCTCTATCGCTATGTGCAAACCCAAGGTTATCGGGAGGAAGACCAAGCCGGGCATTACCTTTACGGTGGTTATGGACAACTGGCCTCTGGCCCCTTGTGGAACCGTTGGCTACGCCCACTGAAAAACGCGGCTAACACTTCAGTGCTGGCCCTGCCGGACCGGTTGCTAGCGTTATGGGAGGGCGGCAATCCCCACAGGCTTGATCTAGAAGACCTCAGCACGAAGGGTCTAGATGATCTAGAAGCCTCGCTTGAAGGTAACCAGGCCTACTCCGCTCACCCCAAACGTGATCCTCAGACTGGTGAATTCTGGAACTTCGGAGTTGCTTATCAGGGAGCTACTTCTACCCTCAATCTCTATCACAGCGATGCAACGGGCCGAGTCATTCACAAAGGCAAAGTTTCGATAGAAGGAGCACCTCTGATTCATGACTTCGCTCTATGTGGACGCTTTTTAGTGTTCTGCGTACCGCCAGTCATGATGCAATGGGCAGGGCTGCCTCTACTACTCGGCTTACAGAGTTACAGTCAGACCTTGCAGTGGCAAGCTGACCAACCAACGCGCATTCTGATCATTGACCGTGACACTCTGCAACTGGTGGCTCAGGCTGAGTCTGAACCCTGGTATCAATGGCACTTCAGCAATGGTTATGAGGCTGAAAATGGCACGCTAGTCGTCGATTTGTTGCGCTACCCCGATTTCAAAACTAACGAGCACTTGCGAGAAGTGGCTGAGGGCGAAACGCATACCGAAGCTACAGCTCAGCTTTGGCGACTGCATCTCGATCTACAAACAGGCAAAGTTTTGGACCGCTATGCGTTACTAGATCGTCCCTGCGAGTTTGCGGTTGTGCCTCCAGCTCAAGTGGGTCAGCAGGCAGAGTACACCTATCTCAATCTCCATCCAGCGGGTGCAAATCCTGCTCAAGAATTGTTTGGTGCCGTTGGCCGAGTTGACCTGAAAACTGGAGACTTACAGACTGCTGTTTGTGGGGCAGGTTTGTACCCAATGGAGCCAATTTATGCGCCCGATGCTCTCAATCCCAATCAAGGCTGGATCATCACCGTCGTCTTTGATGGCAATCAGAGCCAAAGTGAGGTTTGGATTTATGCAGCTGATGCCCTAGCTCAGGGGCCTGCCTGTCGCTTAGCCCTGCCGCAGATCATTCCTTTAGGTTTTCACGGCACTTGGCGACCTCGCTGA
- the ggt gene encoding gamma-glutamyltransferase, giving the protein MPFRYPIGRSPVYARRGMVCSSQVLASTAGLQILWQGGNAVDAAIATAAVQTVIEPGSTGLGGDGFALVWWAKDQQLYGLNGSGRAPAGLSIDQIGADQMPERGPLSVTVPGVVDCWWQLHQRFGRLSWDQILQPAIDFAATGFPVQPIAAAAWRAEAPLLAKDPDAAACYLPAPQASEIAELPRLAQTLRVVAAQGRDGFYQGAVAAEIARACAVVGCPLNESDLAAHTSDWIEPLSTTYRDVTLYELPPNGHGLVALQMLNFLEGENLSRFEHNSADYLHRLIEAKKLAYADRDAFYGDLDFSQVPLTQLVSKAYAQERWRLFKPERALPEPVPPGTPSRGDTVYLCAVDSEGNAVSLINSLFDDFGSGLVAGETGVVLQNRGSMFSLEPGHPNSLAPRKRPLHTIIPAMAFRDGKPWLVFGVMGGHLQPHGQVQVLLNQLEFGMDAQQAGEAPRFFHEILPGGNRVSLEPGIGATVAEQLAALGHAIGSRDRTFGGYQAIAIDSETGVLTGGSDPRKDGSAVGF; this is encoded by the coding sequence ATGCCTTTTCGCTACCCAATCGGGCGCTCACCGGTCTACGCACGGCGAGGAATGGTCTGCTCTAGCCAGGTTCTAGCCTCAACTGCGGGGTTACAGATTTTGTGGCAGGGGGGCAATGCGGTTGATGCTGCGATTGCAACCGCTGCCGTGCAGACTGTGATTGAACCAGGGTCTACAGGGTTGGGCGGCGATGGTTTCGCTCTGGTCTGGTGGGCCAAGGACCAGCAGCTCTACGGGCTCAATGGCAGTGGTCGCGCCCCCGCCGGCCTAAGCATTGACCAGATCGGTGCAGACCAAATGCCAGAGCGAGGTCCACTCAGCGTCACTGTCCCAGGTGTGGTGGACTGCTGGTGGCAATTGCATCAGCGTTTTGGGCGGCTGAGCTGGGACCAAATTTTGCAACCTGCCATCGACTTTGCCGCCACAGGCTTTCCAGTTCAGCCCATCGCAGCGGCGGCTTGGAGAGCAGAAGCGCCACTGTTAGCCAAGGATCCAGATGCCGCAGCCTGCTACCTGCCCGCTCCCCAAGCCAGTGAAATTGCCGAACTGCCCCGGCTAGCTCAAACCTTGAGAGTCGTAGCGGCTCAAGGCCGGGATGGCTTTTATCAAGGGGCGGTGGCAGCAGAAATTGCCCGAGCCTGTGCTGTCGTCGGTTGTCCTTTAAATGAGTCCGATCTGGCAGCCCACACTAGCGACTGGATCGAGCCACTCTCAACCACCTACCGCGATGTCACCCTCTATGAGTTGCCGCCCAACGGTCATGGTTTGGTGGCCTTGCAAATGCTCAACTTCCTAGAAGGCGAGAACCTGAGCCGCTTCGAGCACAACAGTGCTGACTACCTGCACCGCTTAATCGAAGCGAAAAAGCTAGCCTATGCCGACCGTGACGCGTTCTATGGCGACTTGGACTTCAGCCAGGTTCCTTTGACCCAACTGGTCTCAAAAGCCTACGCTCAAGAGCGCTGGCGATTGTTTAAACCGGAACGCGCCCTCCCCGAACCGGTGCCACCGGGAACCCCCTCGCGCGGCGATACAGTTTACCTCTGTGCTGTTGATTCAGAAGGCAATGCAGTTTCCCTCATCAACAGCCTGTTCGATGATTTTGGCTCTGGATTAGTAGCAGGCGAAACAGGTGTCGTCCTGCAAAATCGCGGCTCCATGTTCTCGTTGGAGCCAGGGCATCCCAATAGTTTGGCGCCTCGCAAACGGCCTTTGCACACGATTATTCCAGCCATGGCGTTCCGAGATGGCAAACCCTGGCTAGTGTTTGGGGTGATGGGTGGCCATTTGCAACCCCACGGCCAAGTGCAAGTCTTGCTTAACCAATTGGAATTCGGCATGGACGCGCAGCAAGCTGGCGAAGCTCCACGCTTCTTCCATGAGATTCTGCCTGGGGGCAACCGAGTTTCCCTAGAACCCGGCATCGGTGCAACGGTTGCCGAGCAACTGGCAGCTTTGGGCCATGCAATCGGCAGCCGTGACCGCACCTTTGGCGGCTACCAAGCCATTGCCATCGACTCAGAAACCGGCGTGCTGACCGGAGGTTCTGATCCACGCAAAGACGGCTCTGCAGTTGGCTTCTAG
- a CDS encoding triacylglycerol lipase, translated as MPIPTVILPGYLAGAEEYQALEQAIREQHGPAAIVPLRWWDWLVTVGGRPVTPVLELLEQTVDQALAVNQAQQVNLVAHSAGGWIARMYLGEQAYCGRVWGRHPKVATLITLGTPHRSLERWTRTNLDFVNDNYPGAFHPQVRYVCIAGKAVEGKPGWHDNWLAYQSYKLTAGKGETWGDAITPIAAAHLEGAENITLPDVLHSPRGGRYWYGSPDALQQWLPYLQ; from the coding sequence ATGCCCATACCGACTGTAATTCTTCCTGGCTATTTAGCAGGAGCAGAAGAATATCAAGCACTGGAGCAGGCAATCCGCGAACAGCACGGTCCTGCCGCTATCGTGCCCCTACGCTGGTGGGATTGGCTGGTCACCGTCGGGGGCAGACCGGTCACTCCAGTCTTAGAACTCCTAGAGCAGACCGTTGACCAAGCATTGGCGGTCAACCAGGCCCAGCAGGTGAACCTGGTGGCCCACTCGGCAGGCGGCTGGATCGCACGGATGTACTTGGGGGAGCAAGCCTATTGCGGTCGAGTTTGGGGACGACATCCCAAAGTGGCGACCTTGATCACGCTGGGCACGCCGCATCGTAGCCTGGAGCGCTGGACACGCACCAACCTAGATTTTGTCAATGACAACTATCCAGGTGCCTTTCACCCTCAGGTCCGCTATGTCTGCATTGCTGGCAAGGCAGTCGAAGGCAAACCTGGCTGGCACGATAATTGGCTGGCCTACCAGAGTTATAAACTCACAGCAGGCAAGGGCGAAACTTGGGGAGATGCAATTACTCCCATCGCAGCTGCCCACCTAGAAGGTGCGGAGAACATTACTTTGCCGGATGTTCTGCATTCTCCCCGAGGTGGACGCTACTGGTATGGCTCTCCTGATGCCCTCCAGCAGTGGTTGCCTTATTTGCAATAG
- a CDS encoding GNAT family N-acetyltransferase, with the protein MAEQTQTRYALTWTNHVAEVPRDRWNALAEPLKTPFLEWEWLWNAEQSGSATARKGWLPNHLLVWRDGALVAAAPLYIKGHSYGEFVFDHQWADLAHRLGVHYYPKLLGMSPFTPATGYRFLIDPDEDETALTHLMLREIDRFCERNSLSGCNFLFVDPDWRPIVEDYGYLAWQHHSYQWQNRDYQTFDDYLGEFNANQRRNIKRERKAVTQAELNVKVYAGEEIPHRLFPLMYNFYSSTCDKFMWGSKYLTKRFFELLHDNYRHRVVFIAAESAGREDHPIGMSFCIRKGDQLYGRYWGADQDIDCLHFEACYYSPIEYAIQQGIRDFDPGAGGQHKKRRGFPAVGNTSLHRIYHPRLVQILKPYIKDVNQMEAQEMEAINAELPFKQK; encoded by the coding sequence ATGGCTGAACAAACCCAGACCCGCTACGCGCTGACTTGGACGAATCACGTCGCTGAAGTCCCCCGCGACCGCTGGAATGCCCTGGCTGAACCCCTCAAAACACCGTTTTTGGAGTGGGAATGGCTGTGGAACGCTGAGCAGTCCGGCAGTGCCACTGCTCGCAAAGGTTGGTTGCCCAATCACCTGTTGGTTTGGCGAGATGGCGCTCTAGTCGCTGCTGCTCCGCTGTATATCAAAGGCCACAGCTATGGCGAGTTCGTCTTTGACCACCAGTGGGCAGATCTAGCCCATCGTCTTGGCGTTCACTACTACCCCAAACTGCTGGGGATGTCTCCCTTTACGCCAGCTACCGGTTACCGTTTTCTGATCGATCCAGATGAAGACGAAACCGCACTCACTCACTTAATGCTGCGCGAAATCGACCGTTTTTGCGAACGCAATAGTCTATCGGGCTGCAACTTTTTGTTTGTAGATCCGGACTGGCGACCGATTGTTGAAGACTATGGCTATCTCGCCTGGCAACACCACAGCTATCAATGGCAAAACCGCGATTATCAAACCTTTGATGATTATTTAGGCGAGTTCAATGCCAACCAACGACGCAATATCAAGCGCGAACGTAAGGCAGTGACTCAGGCCGAACTGAATGTGAAAGTGTACGCCGGAGAGGAAATTCCTCACCGTCTGTTTCCCCTGATGTACAACTTTTACAGCAGCACCTGTGACAAGTTCATGTGGGGCAGCAAATATTTAACCAAGCGTTTCTTTGAACTGCTGCACGATAACTACCGCCATCGAGTAGTTTTCATTGCCGCAGAATCAGCAGGACGCGAAGACCATCCAATCGGTATGTCCTTCTGCATTCGCAAAGGCGATCAGCTTTATGGGCGCTATTGGGGTGCCGACCAGGATATCGATTGTTTACACTTCGAAGCCTGTTATTACTCGCCTATTGAATATGCTATTCAGCAAGGCATTCGTGATTTTGACCCCGGTGCAGGCGGACAACATAAAAAGCGTCGCGGTTTCCCCGCTGTCGGCAACACCAGTTTGCACCGCATCTACCATCCTCGCCTGGTGCAGATCTTGAAGCCCTACATCAAGGACGTCAATCAGATGGAAGCTCAGGAAATGGAAGCCATCAACGCAGAACTTCCTTTCAAGCAAAAGTGA
- a CDS encoding precorrin-2 C(20)-methyltransferase: MNLLSDSPPSMAVGKPGKLYGISAGPGDPDLITVKALKLLQQVPVVAFPAGRQGQPGIAQRIVTPWLRPEQQQVPLFFALVQDEAKLQAAWAAAAATIEPYLQQGQDVAFVSEGDVSFYSTFTYLVAALRERCPGLLAQAVPGVCSPLGAAAELGLPLTIGTQKLAVLPTLHSLSELEQALRWAEVVVLLKVSSVYPQVWQILRQHDLLRQSHIVLWATGQEQVLYSDLSQHADLQLPYFSLLLVQRSQETSKISATCGGL, translated from the coding sequence ATGAATTTATTGTCTGACTCTCCGCCTTCGATGGCGGTTGGGAAGCCAGGAAAGCTCTATGGCATTAGTGCTGGTCCTGGCGATCCTGATTTAATTACCGTCAAAGCTCTCAAGCTCTTGCAGCAAGTGCCGGTGGTTGCATTTCCGGCTGGGCGACAGGGACAACCGGGTATTGCCCAGCGCATTGTGACTCCCTGGCTGCGACCGGAACAGCAGCAGGTGCCCCTCTTCTTTGCGCTGGTCCAGGATGAAGCCAAGTTGCAGGCCGCTTGGGCAGCGGCAGCGGCGACGATAGAGCCTTACCTGCAACAGGGTCAGGATGTCGCGTTCGTTTCCGAAGGCGATGTCAGCTTCTACAGCACCTTTACCTATCTCGTTGCCGCCTTGCGGGAACGTTGTCCTGGTTTGCTGGCTCAAGCAGTGCCGGGAGTTTGTTCCCCCTTAGGAGCAGCAGCGGAACTGGGACTTCCCTTAACTATTGGCACGCAAAAACTAGCGGTTCTGCCAACCCTGCACAGCTTAAGCGAACTTGAGCAAGCCTTGAGATGGGCTGAGGTTGTGGTGTTGTTAAAAGTGAGTTCGGTTTACCCACAGGTTTGGCAGATCTTGCGGCAGCATGACCTATTGCGCCAAAGTCATATTGTCCTGTGGGCCACCGGTCAGGAGCAGGTCTTGTACTCAGATCTAAGTCAGCACGCCGACCTGCAATTGCCCTATTTTTCTCTGTTACTAGTGCAGAGATCTCAGGAAACTAGCAAAATTTCCGCCACTTGTGGGGGGCTGTGA
- a CDS encoding peroxiredoxin gives MAVKVGQKAPDFTLPSDRGEITLSRYEGKTNVLLAFYPGDFTPVCTSEMQCFGTDWRQFRELGTEILGISSDPIEKHQEFTKQLKLEFPLLSDRDQKVSKLYGVAGFLGTSRAYFILDREGIVQYAHAEILPIFKRENSELLSILRRLK, from the coding sequence ATGGCCGTTAAAGTGGGTCAAAAAGCGCCAGACTTTACTCTGCCCAGTGATCGGGGCGAGATTACCCTCAGCCGCTACGAAGGCAAAACCAACGTGCTGCTGGCCTTTTATCCCGGTGACTTCACACCCGTTTGCACCAGTGAGATGCAATGCTTTGGCACGGACTGGCGGCAGTTCCGCGAACTGGGCACTGAAATACTCGGTATCAGCAGTGACCCAATCGAAAAACACCAAGAATTTACCAAGCAACTCAAGCTGGAATTTCCTCTCTTAAGTGATCGCGATCAAAAAGTGAGCAAGCTCTACGGTGTGGCTGGTTTCCTTGGAACTAGTCGAGCCTATTTCATTCTCGATCGAGAAGGTATTGTGCAGTACGCCCATGCTGAAATTCTGCCAATCTTCAAGCGTGAAAATAGCGAGTTGTTGAGTATTTTGCGCCGCTTAAAGTAG
- a CDS encoding DUF3172 domain-containing protein has product MTRRSPAREPADRRSRTSSPSSGGGGGGGKNPYTTLAAGGAILILGIGIGIAFNTVSPNKNVADGNYIDNNAPNKEFCIQYGRSAMVMNNRIYVTWNPFSVYVAQAVMEPGCVIRSENWNIIQQRNLINNDDVRRCKANMNTFAYTGDLDKSPRIECVYESGEDRNLYERALPSPGSNPPPN; this is encoded by the coding sequence ATGACGCGCAGATCCCCCGCTCGAGAGCCAGCCGACCGTCGTAGCCGCACCAGTAGCCCCAGCAGTGGCGGCGGTGGCGGTGGCGGCAAAAACCCTTACACCACCCTGGCAGCTGGTGGCGCGATCCTAATTCTGGGGATTGGCATTGGTATTGCCTTCAATACGGTTAGCCCCAACAAGAACGTTGCCGATGGTAACTACATCGATAACAACGCGCCCAATAAAGAGTTTTGCATTCAGTATGGGCGTAGTGCGATGGTAATGAATAATCGCATTTATGTCACTTGGAACCCGTTCTCAGTTTATGTAGCTCAGGCTGTGATGGAGCCCGGTTGTGTAATCCGTTCTGAAAACTGGAACATCATTCAGCAGCGCAACCTAATCAATAACGATGACGTGCGCCGCTGCAAAGCCAACATGAACACGTTTGCTTATACCGGCGATTTAGATAAGAGCCCGCGCATTGAATGCGTTTATGAAAGCGGCGAGGATCGCAACTTGTATGAGCGAGCCCTACCCAGCCCCGGTAGCAACCCGCCCCCCAATTGA